One Lepus europaeus isolate LE1 chromosome 7, mLepTim1.pri, whole genome shotgun sequence DNA segment encodes these proteins:
- the LOC133764745 gene encoding olfactory receptor 8G5-like: MAAGNHSTVTEFLLAGLTEQPELQLPLLLLFLGIYVVTVVGNLGMIILIGLSCHLHTPMYYLLSSLSFIDLCQSTVITPKMLVNFVAEKNTISYPECMTQLYFFLVFAIAECYMLAAMAYDRYVAICSPLLYNVIMSYHVCFSLIVGVYTISMVCASAHTGCMFRIYFCKLNVINHYFCDLISILKLSCSSTYVNELLILIFSGINILIPSLAILISYTLIIASILRIRSTEGRTKAFSTCSSHISAVAVFFGSAAFMYLNPSSLSSMDQGKVSSVFYTVVVPMLNPLIYSLRNKDVHIALKKMRERGKFL; encoded by the coding sequence ATGGCAGCAGGAAATCATTCCACGGTGACAGAGTTCCTCCTGGCTGGGCTcacagaacagccagagctgcagctgcCCCTCTTGCTCCTATTCTTGGGAATCTATGTGGTCACCGTGGTGGGCAACCTGGGCATGATCATACTCATTGGGCTCAGTTGCCACCTGCACACCCCCATGTACTATCTCCTCAGCAGTCTGTCCTTCATTGATCTTTGTCAATCCACTGTCATTACCCCCAAAATGCTGGTGAACTTTGTGGCAGAGAAGAACACCATCTCCTACCCTGAGTGCATGACTCAGCTCtacttcttcctggtttttgCTATAGCAGAGTGTTAcatgctggctgcaatggcctatgACCGCTACGTTGCCATCTGTAGCCCCTTGCTTTACAATGTCATAATGTCTTATCACGTCTGTTTTTCCCTGATTGTAGGGGTGTATACTATAAGTATGGTTTGTGCATCAGCTCATACAGGATGCATGTTTAGAATTTATTTCTGCAAATTGAATGTAATCAACCATTATTTCTGTGATCTTATTTCCATCCTAAAGCTCTCTTGTTCTAGTACTTATGTCAATGAATTGCTGATTCTCATCTTTAGTGGAATTAACATCCTTATCCCCAGCCTGGCCATCCTTATCTCCTACACCCTAATCATTGCGAGCATCCTTCGTATTCGTTCCACTGAAGGCAGGACCAAAGCCTTCAGCACTTGCAGCTCCCACATTTCAGCCGTTGCTGTTTTCTTTGGTTCTGCTGCATTCATGTATCTGAATCCATCATCTCTCAGCTCCATGGATCAAGGAAAGGTGTCATCTGTATTTTATACTGTTGTTGTGCCCATGCTGAACCCTCTGATCTACAGCCTGAGAAATAAGGATGTCCATATTGCCCTGAAAAAAATGCGAGAAAGAGGAAAATTCCTGTGA
- the LOC133763960 gene encoding olfactory receptor 8G1-like, which translates to MAAGNHSIVTEFLLAGLTEQTELQLPLFLLFLGIYVVTVVGNLGMITLIGLSSNLHTPMYYFLCSLSFIDLCQSTVITPKMLVNFVAEKNTISYPECMTQLYFFLVFAIAECYMLAAMAYDRYVAICRPLLYNVIMSHKVCFSLILGVYGIAVVYASAHTGCMVRIYFCKLDVINHYFCDLLPLLKLSCSSTYVDELLVLGIGSLNIFIPILAILSSYSFIIGSIVRIRSTEGRTKAFSTCSSHMLAVVIFFGSAAFMYLQPSSVNSMDQGKVSSVFYTIVVPMLNPLIYSLRNKDVNVALKKILVKISL; encoded by the coding sequence ATGGCAGCAGGAAATCATTCCATAGTGACGGAGTTCCTCCTGGCTGGGCTCACAGAACAGACAGAGctgcagctgcccctcttcttGCTCTTCCTGGGAATCTATGTGGTCACCGTGGTGGGCAACCTGGGCATGATCACACTGATTGGGCTCAGTTCTAACCTACACACCCCGATGTACTATTTCCTCTGTAGTCTGTCCTTCATTGATCTTTGTCAATCCACTGTCATTACCCCCAAAATGCTGGTGAACTTTGTGGCAGAGAAGAACACCATCTCCTACCCTGAGTGCATGACTCAGCTCtacttcttcctggtttttgCTATAGCAGAGTGTTAcatgctggctgcaatggcctatgACCGCTACGTTGCCATCTGTAGGCCTTTGCTTTACAATGTCATCATGTCCCATAAGGTCTGCTTTTCCCTGATTCTAGGGGTCTATGGTATAGCTGTGGTTTATGCATCAGCTCATACGGGCTGCATGGTTAGGATTTATTTCTGTAAACTGGACGTGATCAACCATTACTTCTGTGATCTTCTTCCACTCCTAAAGCTTTCTTGTTCTAGTACCTATGTCGATGAATTGTTAGTTCTAGGTATTGGTTCACTTAACATTTTCATCCCAATCCTGGCCATCCTTAGCTCCTACAGTTTCATTATTGGCAGCATCGTCCGCATTCGCTCCACTGAAGGCAGGACCAAAGCTTTCAGCACTTGCAGCTCCCACATGTTAGCAGTTGTGATCTTCTTTGGTTCTGCAGCATTTATGTACCTACAACCATCATCTGTCAACTCCATGGACCAAGGCAAAGTTTCCTCTGTGTTTTACACTATAGTCGTGCCTATGTTGAACCCTCTGATCTACAGTCTTCGTAATAAAGATGTCAATGTTGCTCTGAAGAAGATATTAGTAAAAATATCACTGTGA